The following proteins come from a genomic window of Achromobacter sp. AONIH1:
- the phnE gene encoding phosphonate ABC transporter, permease protein PhnE, whose translation MIPQRGARPFALSGRVKAGAVLLLLYTLYAGAQLDFSWNRFETGLGHASTFLARMFPPNFEKPATLWKGIAESLEIAVLASVLGIACALPVGLLGARNLMPAWVSWPARALVALCRALHPVIVAILFVKAVGFGALAGILALTVASIGFIGKLFTEAIEEISLKQVEAVRATGASFGNVLAFGVLPQVFARFIGFATYQFDSNLRNSTMVGIVGAGGVGGTLFSAFQRFDYDFVSAILLTLIAIIMLGEILAGFVRAVFLDNLGFDRILQGRFAGARGLGSAPTSNTGLNTRGAAAVTRKAEADE comes from the coding sequence ATGATTCCGCAGCGGGGCGCCCGCCCCTTCGCCCTGTCCGGCCGCGTCAAGGCCGGCGCGGTCCTGCTGCTGCTCTACACGCTGTACGCGGGCGCGCAGCTGGACTTCAGCTGGAACCGCTTCGAGACCGGGCTGGGCCACGCGTCCACCTTCCTGGCGCGCATGTTCCCGCCCAATTTCGAGAAGCCCGCCACGCTGTGGAAGGGCATCGCCGAAAGCCTGGAGATCGCCGTGCTGGCCTCGGTGCTGGGCATCGCCTGCGCGCTGCCGGTGGGCCTTCTGGGCGCGCGCAACCTGATGCCGGCCTGGGTCTCGTGGCCGGCGCGCGCGCTGGTAGCGCTGTGCCGCGCGCTGCATCCGGTGATCGTCGCCATCCTGTTCGTCAAGGCCGTGGGCTTCGGCGCGCTGGCCGGCATCCTGGCGCTGACGGTGGCCTCGATCGGCTTCATCGGCAAGCTGTTCACCGAGGCCATCGAGGAGATCTCGCTCAAGCAGGTCGAGGCGGTGCGCGCCACCGGCGCGTCCTTCGGCAACGTGCTCGCCTTCGGCGTGCTGCCGCAGGTGTTCGCGCGCTTCATCGGCTTCGCCACCTACCAGTTCGATTCCAACCTGCGCAACTCCACCATGGTGGGCATCGTCGGCGCGGGCGGGGTCGGCGGCACGCTGTTCTCGGCCTTTCAGCGATTTGACTACGACTTCGTCAGCGCCATCCTGCTGACCCTGATCGCCATCATCATGCTGGGCGAGATCCTGGCCGGCTTCGTGCGCGCGGTGTTCCTGGACAACCTGGGCTTCGACCGCATCCTGCAAGGGCGCTTCGCCGGCGCGCGCGGCCTGGGTTCCGCCCCGACGTCGAATACGGGATTGAACACGCGCGGCGCGGCCGCCGTGACGCGCAAGGCGGAGGCGGACGAATGA
- a CDS encoding autotransporter domain-containing protein: MNRAYRIVLNRGTGQWRVAGEHARGRGKSRSRGVALVAVLAAASATPAAQALAGAVAIGDVTPAVNWNDSNDLVIGNAAFGSLLIESPATIVRSASGWLGATPDGVGTATVSGLGASWEVNGRLVVGANGSGTLMLANQGMVSAGANGQGGVELASNRDAVGVINIGSAPGGAAVDAAGILIASEVRFGAGRGTLNFNSTGAHSFAPALNSQQAGQHQLNHYAGITLLLGDSSRFDGDTTVTGGSLLITNILGTETGRIDAGAAPGASARVNVYNTGATWALTGNLFVGGSGPGNLNIYYQGTVSNHFATVDARQNGAATVTVSDVGALWNNRAALLVGSEGGKGGVSVLAGGYVASVDGVVGRQQNGSGDFLVSGRGSTWANAGELRVGDVSGQGTLSIESGGTVSNRDSYVGSMSGNGEVVVRGAGSTWNNSGAMILGFGVGTGAGTLTIGQGGAVNVGAAGTGIVSLAPDRFLIFPTRGTLNIGAAPGQPATGAGTLNASAVQFGAGIATLSFNHTDTAYRFATRLLSTGSGAHSLNQIAGTTFLAGANGAFLGKTTVSGGKLVVLGQLGGSAQVTGGTLQYGDGASGAASRLAGDLKVSGAGSTLAVQGPATLGATGDIGMADHTTLDLTAGANGAPLRANTVTLGADVTFRLGGVDSASPAEVVLIDTAGGINGDFARISTGGFAGAVDYLSVNTRKSADTLQYLARYGLAWTAGNNLAHGTFTLANATDRFTVGAALADQAANAATGWNGTTLTKAGAGTLVLSGANTYSGGTTVSGGTLQVERDANLGDAAGGLALNGGTLATTTSFDTARAIMVTQSGGFDVAANTTLGLTGVLSGGGDLIKAGEGVLDLKGDGAGFTGRTLVNGGRLAINGRLGGSLDVGAGGVLGGNGTIGAGAGSRVTVGAGGVLSPGNSIGALTIDGDLVMQRGARLVVETDPAGAGADLVRVSGNATLNGGAVAHVGAQGDYALNASYSIMEVRGTLSGRFDAVSSDFAFLTPSLAYDYGAGRVSLSLARNDTRMAWTGATRNQRAAAAAIDSIGMGSGNRLYDAVVRLPDDPALLHAGFDQLSGELHASAKTMLLQDSRYLRDAMSDRLRVAADGARSSPLLAVAGNDAGTLATGAQEGAYGPASWIQGLGAWSRTDGDGNAAALKRSSGGFLMGLDAPLAQTWRVGVMAGYSRSDFDVNDRASSGRSDNYHLGAYGGGQWGALGLRGGVAYSWHDIATRRSVAMPGFSDRLKAGYDGRSAQAYADLSYRIDLSVVALEPFVNLAYVNLRTGGYRESGGAAALHAAGLTSETIFSTLGARATSRFELGGAQAALRGSLGWRHATGDVKPRATQAFSAGESFTVAGVALARNSAVIEAGLDLQATRKTRVGLAYQGLLSGSARDHGVRANLTVRF, translated from the coding sequence ATGAACCGCGCGTATCGCATCGTCCTGAACCGAGGCACCGGCCAGTGGCGGGTGGCCGGCGAGCACGCCCGGGGGCGGGGCAAGAGCCGTTCGCGCGGCGTGGCGCTGGTGGCCGTATTGGCGGCGGCCAGCGCCACGCCTGCCGCACAGGCGCTGGCCGGTGCGGTGGCGATTGGCGACGTGACACCTGCGGTGAACTGGAACGACTCCAATGACCTGGTCATAGGCAATGCCGCGTTCGGTTCGCTGCTGATCGAGTCCCCGGCGACGATCGTGCGCAGCGCCAGCGGCTGGTTGGGAGCGACGCCGGACGGCGTGGGCACGGCGACGGTCTCGGGCCTGGGCGCGTCCTGGGAGGTCAACGGCCGCCTGGTCGTCGGCGCCAACGGCAGCGGCACGCTGATGCTCGCCAATCAAGGCATGGTCTCGGCGGGCGCCAATGGCCAGGGGGGTGTCGAGCTGGCCAGCAATCGCGACGCGGTCGGCGTCATCAACATCGGCAGCGCGCCCGGCGGCGCGGCCGTCGATGCCGCCGGCATCCTGATCGCATCGGAGGTGCGCTTCGGCGCGGGCCGCGGCACGCTGAACTTCAATTCGACGGGGGCCCATAGTTTCGCGCCCGCCCTGAACAGCCAACAGGCGGGGCAGCACCAACTCAATCACTACGCCGGCATCACGTTATTGCTGGGCGACAGTTCGCGGTTCGACGGCGATACCACCGTCACGGGCGGATCCCTGCTGATCACCAACATACTGGGCACCGAGACAGGCCGGATCGACGCCGGCGCGGCGCCTGGCGCCTCGGCCCGGGTCAACGTGTACAACACCGGCGCGACCTGGGCACTGACAGGCAACCTGTTCGTTGGCGGCAGCGGGCCCGGCAATCTGAATATCTATTACCAAGGCACGGTCTCGAATCATTTCGCCACGGTCGATGCGCGGCAGAATGGCGCGGCGACCGTGACGGTTTCGGATGTGGGGGCGCTCTGGAACAATCGCGCGGCGCTGCTGGTCGGCTCAGAGGGTGGCAAGGGCGGCGTGTCAGTCCTGGCGGGAGGGTATGTCGCCAGCGTCGACGGCGTCGTCGGGCGCCAACAGAACGGCAGCGGCGATTTCCTGGTGTCGGGGCGCGGTTCGACCTGGGCCAATGCCGGCGAGCTCAGGGTGGGCGACGTATCCGGCCAGGGCACCCTGAGTATCGAGTCGGGCGGCACCGTCTCGAACCGCGACAGCTATGTGGGCAGCATGAGCGGCAACGGTGAAGTCGTGGTGCGCGGCGCCGGTTCCACCTGGAACAACAGCGGTGCGATGATCCTGGGCTTCGGCGTGGGAACGGGCGCGGGCACCCTGACGATCGGGCAAGGCGGCGCTGTCAACGTCGGCGCCGCCGGCACGGGGATCGTGTCGCTGGCGCCGGACCGGTTCCTGATCTTTCCCACCCGCGGCACCCTCAATATCGGCGCGGCTCCGGGCCAGCCGGCTACGGGTGCGGGCACGCTCAACGCCAGCGCGGTCCAGTTCGGCGCGGGCATCGCCACGCTGAGCTTCAACCATACCGATACCGCCTACCGGTTCGCGACACGGTTGCTGAGCACGGGCAGCGGCGCGCACAGCCTGAACCAGATCGCCGGCACCACGTTCCTGGCGGGCGCCAATGGCGCCTTCCTGGGCAAGACCACGGTGTCTGGCGGCAAACTGGTGGTGCTGGGACAGCTGGGCGGTTCGGCGCAAGTGACGGGCGGGACGCTGCAGTATGGCGATGGCGCCTCTGGCGCGGCCAGCAGGCTGGCCGGCGACCTGAAGGTGTCGGGCGCGGGCAGCACGCTGGCGGTGCAGGGGCCGGCGACGTTGGGGGCGACGGGCGATATCGGCATGGCCGACCACACCACTCTCGACCTCACCGCCGGCGCCAACGGCGCGCCGCTGCGCGCCAACACGGTGACGCTCGGCGCCGACGTGACCTTCCGGCTGGGCGGCGTCGACAGCGCCAGCCCGGCCGAGGTCGTGCTGATCGACACCGCCGGCGGCATCAACGGTGACTTCGCCAGGATCAGCACCGGCGGCTTCGCCGGCGCCGTGGACTACCTGAGCGTCAACACGCGCAAGTCGGCGGACACGTTGCAGTACCTGGCCCGCTACGGCCTGGCCTGGACCGCCGGCAACAACCTGGCGCATGGCACGTTCACGCTGGCCAACGCCACGGATCGCTTCACGGTCGGCGCGGCGCTGGCCGACCAGGCCGCCAATGCCGCGACCGGCTGGAACGGAACCACGCTGACCAAGGCCGGCGCCGGGACGCTGGTGCTGAGCGGCGCCAATACCTACAGCGGCGGCACGACGGTCTCGGGCGGCACCTTGCAGGTCGAGCGCGACGCCAACCTGGGCGACGCCGCTGGGGGGCTGGCGCTCAACGGCGGCACGCTGGCGACCACGACGTCGTTCGATACGGCGCGCGCCATTATGGTGACGCAATCTGGCGGCTTCGACGTCGCCGCCAACACCACGCTGGGCCTTACAGGGGTGTTGTCCGGCGGCGGCGATCTCATCAAGGCCGGCGAGGGCGTGCTCGACCTGAAGGGCGATGGCGCCGGCTTCACCGGCCGCACGCTCGTCAACGGCGGCCGGCTGGCGATCAACGGCCGGCTGGGCGGTTCGCTAGACGTGGGCGCTGGCGGCGTGCTGGGCGGCAACGGGACGATAGGCGCGGGCGCGGGCTCGCGCGTGACGGTCGGCGCCGGCGGCGTCCTGTCGCCCGGCAACTCCATCGGCGCGCTGACCATCGACGGCGATCTGGTTATGCAGCGTGGCGCGCGTCTCGTGGTCGAAACCGATCCGGCTGGCGCCGGCGCGGACCTGGTCCGCGTCAGCGGCAACGCCACGCTCAATGGCGGCGCGGTGGCGCATGTCGGCGCCCAGGGCGACTATGCGCTGAATGCCAGCTACTCCATCATGGAAGTGCGCGGCACGCTGTCCGGCCGCTTCGATGCCGTGTCCTCCGACTTCGCCTTCCTGACGCCGAGCCTGGCCTACGATTACGGCGCCGGCCGCGTATCGCTGAGCCTGGCGCGCAACGATACCCGCATGGCCTGGACGGGGGCGACGCGCAACCAGCGCGCCGCGGCCGCCGCCATCGACAGCATCGGCATGGGCAGCGGCAACCGGCTGTATGACGCCGTGGTGCGCCTGCCGGACGATCCGGCGCTGCTGCATGCGGGTTTCGATCAGTTGTCCGGCGAACTGCACGCCTCGGCCAAGACCATGCTGTTGCAGGACAGCCGCTATCTGCGCGATGCCATGAGCGACCGTCTGCGCGTGGCCGCCGACGGCGCGCGTTCCTCGCCCCTGCTGGCCGTCGCCGGGAATGATGCGGGGACGCTGGCAACCGGCGCGCAGGAAGGCGCGTATGGGCCGGCCAGCTGGATCCAGGGCCTGGGCGCCTGGAGCCGGACCGACGGCGACGGCAACGCGGCCGCGCTCAAGCGTTCCAGCGGCGGCTTCCTGATGGGGCTGGACGCGCCGCTCGCCCAGACCTGGCGGGTCGGCGTGATGGCCGGCTACAGCCGCAGCGATTTCGATGTGAACGACCGCGCGTCGTCGGGCCGCAGCGACAACTACCATCTGGGCGCCTACGGCGGCGGCCAATGGGGCGCGCTGGGCCTGCGCGGCGGCGTGGCCTACAGCTGGCACGACATCGCCACCCGTCGCTCGGTCGCCATGCCCGGTTTCTCCGACCGTCTCAAGGCCGGCTATGACGGCCGCAGCGCCCAGGCCTACGCGGACCTGAGCTATCGCATCGACCTGTCCGTCGTCGCGCTGGAACCCTTCGTCAACCTGGCTTACGTCAATCTGCGCACCGGCGGCTATCGCGAGAGCGGCGGCGCGGCCGCGCTGCATGCGGCAGGCCTGACGAGCGAGACGATCTTCTCGACCCTGGGCGCGCGGGCCACGTCGCGCTTCGAACTGGGCGGTGCGCAGGCCGCGCTGCGGGGATCGCTGGGATGGCGTCACGCCACGGGCGATGTGAAGCCGCGGGCCACGCAAGCGTTCTCCGCGGGCGAATCCTTCACGGTGGCGGGCGTGGCGCTCGCCAGGAACAGCGCGGTGATCGAGGCCGGCCTGGATCTGCAGGCCACTCGCAAGACCCGCGTCGGCCTGGCCTATCAGGGTCTGCTATCGGGGTCGGCGCGGGACCATGGCGTGCGCGCGAACCTGACCGTTCGTTTCTAG
- the phnD gene encoding phosphate/phosphite/phosphonate ABC transporter substrate-binding protein produces MHALRLLQTAALAAFALGASAAQAADACPNRGDLDQMYCDANKDLVADTPTDPAKLKTPSTLVFTYTPVEDPAVYEDIFKPFTKHLSECTGKRVVFYQVQSNAAEIEAMRSGRLHVGGFSTGPTAFAVNIAGAVPFAVKGYADGFQGYNLIVIVKKESPYQKLTDLKGKKLAHTAPSSNSGHMAPVALFPKEGLTPDKDYKVIFSGKHDQSVMGVNSGDYDAAAVASDVFKRMVERGQVKEADFRVIYRSEKFPTSSFAYAHDLEPKFRDQMLKCFYDYRFPAEMSKAFDGADRFYPVTYQKDWAIVRQVAESGGESFNRAAYDRETAKSKK; encoded by the coding sequence ATGCACGCCTTGCGCCTGCTGCAAACGGCCGCGCTGGCCGCGTTCGCCCTGGGCGCGTCCGCCGCGCAAGCCGCCGACGCCTGCCCCAACCGGGGCGACCTGGACCAGATGTACTGCGACGCCAACAAGGACCTGGTGGCCGACACGCCCACCGATCCGGCCAAGCTGAAGACCCCGTCCACCCTGGTGTTCACCTACACGCCGGTGGAAGATCCGGCGGTCTATGAAGACATCTTCAAGCCCTTCACCAAGCACCTGTCGGAATGCACCGGCAAGCGCGTGGTGTTCTACCAGGTGCAGAGCAACGCCGCCGAGATCGAGGCCATGCGCTCGGGCCGCCTGCACGTGGGCGGCTTCTCCACCGGCCCGACCGCCTTCGCGGTCAACATCGCCGGCGCCGTGCCTTTCGCGGTCAAGGGCTATGCCGACGGCTTCCAGGGCTACAACCTGATCGTCATCGTCAAGAAGGAAAGCCCGTACCAGAAGCTGACCGACCTGAAGGGCAAGAAGCTGGCGCACACCGCGCCCTCGTCCAACTCCGGCCACATGGCGCCGGTGGCCTTGTTCCCGAAGGAAGGGCTGACGCCGGACAAGGACTACAAGGTGATCTTCTCGGGCAAACACGACCAGTCGGTCATGGGCGTGAACTCCGGCGACTACGACGCCGCCGCCGTGGCCTCGGACGTGTTCAAGCGCATGGTCGAGCGCGGCCAGGTCAAGGAAGCCGATTTCCGCGTGATCTACCGCAGCGAGAAATTCCCCACCTCGTCCTTCGCCTACGCGCATGACCTGGAGCCGAAGTTCCGCGACCAGATGCTCAAGTGCTTCTACGACTACCGCTTCCCGGCGGAGATGTCCAAGGCCTTCGACGGCGCCGACCGCTTCTATCCGGTAACCTACCAGAAGGACTGGGCCATCGTGCGCCAGGTCGCCGAATCGGGCGGCGAGAGCTTCAACCGCGCCGCCTACGACCGCGAAACCGCCAAGAGCAAGAAGTAA
- a CDS encoding CYTH and CHAD domain-containing protein, with amino-acid sequence MPEQELKLHVPAASRQAVQREIKQREATRIRLHAMYFDTPERELARARIAIRLRLEGRDWVQTLKMPGADAITRIEMNHPRPGPVLDLSVYAGTDVEAPLAAIKGELGLRYETDVLRLLRRVRTRHGMVELAYDTGILRAGTLELPISELEFELVSGKPRAIFAAARGWQQRHALVLDPRSKSERGDALAQLAHKLAEVDAAAGDDHQARRAEAIARFWAPRGAAAIKLREDMSPPQAMGAIAAECLDQIARNAAVLAEVDTEGVYRAGNSEHVHQLRVGVRRLRSAWKLFDGWIAPVPDAMLQQARAHFAAFGANRDQDVLNETVAPALARAGMPVIPVESTPPEEDARTIAGGKAFQAWLLDLLEWSLDVPPPAAAPDGHAIANGTPTDAAPEPAIRLEGGVPGALVQPTIIPLQGAEPETPRLQKQLARRLRRWHGKVADQGLQFAALDIPARHELRKRGKRLRYSLAFAESLLPAAKLRGYRKLLSRVQDILGEINDLAVAKEHYEACTATHPQAWFALGWISARLEELATEAQQAFDDLAHSKPFWK; translated from the coding sequence ATGCCGGAACAGGAACTGAAACTGCACGTGCCCGCGGCGTCTCGCCAAGCCGTACAGCGAGAGATCAAGCAGCGCGAAGCCACCCGCATCCGCCTGCATGCCATGTACTTCGATACGCCCGAGCGCGAGCTGGCGCGGGCGCGCATCGCGATCCGCCTGCGGCTGGAAGGCCGCGACTGGGTGCAGACGCTGAAGATGCCCGGCGCCGACGCCATCACCCGCATCGAAATGAATCACCCGCGGCCCGGTCCGGTGCTGGACCTGTCGGTCTATGCCGGCACCGATGTCGAAGCGCCGCTGGCGGCGATCAAGGGCGAGCTGGGCCTGCGCTACGAGACCGACGTGCTGCGCCTGCTGCGCCGCGTGCGCACGCGCCACGGCATGGTCGAGCTGGCCTATGACACTGGCATCCTGCGCGCCGGCACGCTGGAACTGCCCATATCCGAACTGGAATTCGAACTGGTGTCGGGCAAGCCGCGCGCCATCTTCGCCGCTGCCCGAGGCTGGCAACAGCGCCACGCGCTGGTGCTGGACCCGCGCAGCAAGTCCGAGCGCGGCGACGCGCTGGCGCAGCTGGCGCACAAACTGGCAGAGGTCGACGCCGCCGCCGGCGACGACCATCAGGCGCGCCGCGCCGAGGCCATCGCCCGGTTCTGGGCGCCGCGCGGCGCGGCCGCGATCAAGCTGCGCGAGGACATGAGCCCGCCGCAAGCCATGGGCGCCATCGCAGCCGAATGCCTGGACCAGATCGCGCGCAACGCCGCCGTGCTGGCCGAAGTGGACACCGAGGGCGTGTACCGCGCCGGCAATTCCGAACACGTGCACCAGCTGCGCGTGGGCGTGCGCCGCCTGCGTTCGGCCTGGAAGCTGTTCGATGGCTGGATCGCGCCGGTGCCCGACGCCATGCTGCAGCAGGCGCGCGCGCACTTCGCCGCCTTCGGCGCCAACCGCGACCAGGACGTGCTGAACGAAACCGTGGCGCCCGCGCTGGCCCGCGCCGGCATGCCGGTGATCCCCGTGGAATCGACCCCGCCCGAGGAAGACGCCCGGACCATCGCCGGCGGCAAGGCCTTCCAGGCCTGGCTGCTGGACCTGCTGGAATGGAGCCTGGACGTGCCGCCGCCAGCGGCCGCGCCGGACGGCCACGCGATCGCCAACGGCACGCCCACGGACGCCGCGCCCGAGCCGGCCATCCGCCTGGAAGGCGGCGTGCCCGGCGCGCTGGTGCAGCCCACCATCATCCCGCTGCAAGGCGCGGAGCCCGAAACGCCCAGGCTGCAAAAGCAGCTGGCGCGGCGGTTGCGCCGCTGGCACGGCAAGGTCGCCGACCAGGGCTTGCAGTTCGCTGCGCTGGACATTCCCGCGCGCCACGAGCTGCGCAAGCGCGGCAAGCGGCTGCGCTACAGCCTGGCCTTCGCCGAATCGCTGCTGCCCGCCGCCAAGCTGCGCGGCTACCGCAAGCTGCTGTCGCGCGTGCAGGACATCCTGGGCGAGATCAACGACCTGGCCGTGGCCAAGGAACACTACGAGGCGTGTACGGCCACGCACCCGCAGGCCTGGTTCGCGCTGGGCTGGATCAGCGCGCGACTGGAAGAGCTGGCGACGGAAGCGCAGCAGGCTTTCGACGACCTGGCGCACAGCAAGCCGTTCTGGAAGTAA
- the phnC gene encoding phosphonate ABC transporter ATP-binding protein — protein MSTSLRISGLVKEYRAGRPVLNGIDLEVAGQGLTAIIGPSGTGKSTLLRCINRLIEPTRGEITLRSGQDSVDLARVRGAALRRARRRIGMVFQEYNLVERLTVMENLLTGRLGYTSAFKAWTRRFEPEDIEHAYRLLDTVGLAGFADQRADALSGGQRQRVGIARALMQRPQLLLADEPTSSLDPKTSVEIMELLAAQGDASGIPVIVNIHDVELARRYATRIVGMSGGSVVYDGDGQGLDAAMLKTIYGGESWLE, from the coding sequence ATGAGCACGTCGCTACGCATTTCCGGCCTGGTGAAGGAATACCGGGCCGGCCGCCCGGTGCTCAACGGCATCGACCTGGAGGTGGCGGGCCAGGGCCTGACCGCCATCATCGGCCCCTCGGGCACCGGCAAGAGCACGCTCCTGCGCTGCATCAACCGGCTGATCGAGCCGACCCGGGGCGAGATCACGCTGCGGTCGGGGCAGGACTCGGTGGACCTGGCGCGCGTGCGCGGCGCGGCCCTGCGCCGCGCGCGCCGCCGCATCGGCATGGTGTTCCAGGAATACAACCTGGTCGAGCGCCTGACGGTCATGGAGAACCTGCTGACCGGCCGGCTCGGCTACACCTCGGCCTTCAAGGCCTGGACCCGCCGCTTCGAGCCCGAGGACATCGAGCACGCCTACCGGCTGCTGGACACCGTGGGCCTGGCCGGCTTCGCCGACCAGCGCGCCGACGCGCTGTCGGGCGGCCAGCGCCAGCGCGTGGGCATCGCCCGCGCGCTGATGCAGCGCCCGCAGCTGCTGCTGGCCGACGAGCCGACCTCGTCGCTGGATCCCAAGACCTCGGTCGAGATCATGGAACTGCTGGCGGCGCAGGGCGACGCCAGCGGCATCCCCGTCATCGTCAACATCCACGACGTGGAGCTGGCCCGACGCTACGCCACGCGCATCGTCGGCATGTCCGGCGGCAGCGTGGTCTACGACGGCGACGGACAGGGCCTGGACGCCGCCATGCTCAAGACCATCTACGGAGGCGAGTCTTGGCTGGAATGA
- the phnE gene encoding phosphonate ABC transporter, permease protein PhnE encodes MNTPATLRNAGTPREWHRYSLGQRLLRFALYLLLALAVGQAMRGVEIIPEFLYDAPEQMADLFQRMWPVDWAYYPGGVHAALVETLHIATLGTILSVILAVPVGLLAANNLTPSRTINMLARLILVSSRSVNSLVWALLFIAIFGPGALAGTLAIAFRSIGFVGKLVGEAVEEAQRGPIEAVTATGASKSAVIWYAYWPQIRPAFWSIVLLRWDINVRESAVLGLVGAGGIGMALDTALNLFQWDRVALVLASIFAVVVLAEILITQARKRIL; translated from the coding sequence ATGAACACGCCCGCCACCCTGCGCAACGCCGGCACGCCGCGCGAATGGCACCGCTACAGCCTGGGCCAGCGGCTGCTGCGCTTCGCGCTCTACCTGCTGCTGGCGCTGGCCGTCGGCCAGGCCATGCGCGGCGTCGAGATCATCCCGGAGTTCCTGTACGACGCGCCCGAGCAGATGGCCGACCTGTTCCAGCGCATGTGGCCGGTGGACTGGGCCTATTACCCGGGCGGCGTGCACGCCGCGCTGGTCGAGACCCTGCACATCGCCACGCTGGGCACCATCCTGTCGGTGATCCTGGCGGTGCCGGTCGGGCTGCTGGCGGCGAACAACCTCACGCCCAGCCGGACCATCAATATGCTGGCGCGGCTGATCCTGGTGTCCAGCCGCTCGGTCAACTCGCTGGTCTGGGCGCTGCTGTTCATCGCCATCTTCGGCCCCGGCGCGCTGGCGGGCACGCTGGCCATCGCCTTCCGTTCGATCGGCTTCGTCGGCAAGCTGGTGGGCGAAGCGGTCGAAGAGGCGCAACGCGGCCCGATCGAGGCCGTGACCGCCACCGGCGCCAGCAAGTCCGCCGTAATCTGGTACGCCTACTGGCCGCAGATCCGGCCGGCGTTCTGGTCCATCGTGCTGCTGCGCTGGGACATCAACGTGCGCGAATCCGCCGTGCTCGGCCTGGTCGGCGCCGGCGGCATCGGCATGGCGCTGGACACCGCGCTGAACCTGTTCCAGTGGGACCGCGTGGCCCTGGTGCTGGCCTCCATCTTCGCGGTCGTGGTGCTGGCCGAGATCCTGATCACGCAGGCGCGCAAACGCATCCTCTGA
- a CDS encoding SMI1/KNR4 family protein — MEFPAFVSALKAFYQDNDQPLRLKPKTTEADIAAAEQELGFEIDPALKAAWLAANGGPSYKPVFARQGYLTGYDFLPLQDALKQWRGLRTRAPRYAGYGQPTPRDPRIQDGWFQEGWLPFAGFSAPTLMLMLDHTPTAQGRPGQIIAFTHDPDSIDYVCVDFPTLLAQTLEQIEEDPEDFLEG, encoded by the coding sequence ATGGAATTCCCCGCTTTTGTGTCGGCGCTCAAGGCGTTCTACCAGGACAACGATCAGCCGCTGCGGCTCAAGCCCAAGACTACCGAGGCCGACATCGCAGCCGCCGAACAGGAACTGGGCTTCGAGATCGATCCGGCCTTGAAGGCGGCCTGGCTGGCGGCCAACGGCGGACCGTCGTACAAGCCCGTGTTCGCGCGCCAGGGCTATCTGACGGGCTACGACTTCCTGCCGTTGCAGGACGCGCTCAAGCAGTGGCGCGGCCTGCGCACCCGCGCGCCGCGCTATGCCGGCTACGGGCAGCCCACGCCGCGCGACCCGCGGATCCAGGACGGCTGGTTCCAGGAAGGCTGGCTGCCCTTCGCCGGGTTTTCCGCGCCAACCCTGATGCTGATGCTGGACCACACGCCCACGGCGCAAGGCAGGCCGGGGCAGATCATCGCCTTCACGCACGATCCGGATTCCATCGACTACGTGTGCGTGGACTTCCCCACCCTGCTGGCGCAGACGCTGGAGCAGATCGAGGAAGATCCCGAGGATTTCCTGGAAGGCTGA